The following are encoded in a window of Magnolia sinica isolate HGM2019 chromosome 11, MsV1, whole genome shotgun sequence genomic DNA:
- the LOC131218761 gene encoding uncharacterized protein LOC131218761: MPRKNPLSHEKSSHQFTLRRSPRFLAAQIKNGEEPNSKKNQVRSSQISSIENPHSTGEISPKKSNNRRQSLRLINSTNGLRKSSASVDSAPSDPKEKTQFQNCDFSEKQVFSEVNREGGCRINRRRSCRLMGFQMGVEDLSGSSEERVFPKVARKEYGRKERRRSLRSMCFEKGGEHLHNSSEKRISSDVTQKGDDRSGRRRSCRLMGIEKGLENVSGSLEKRVSSEVTQKGDGHKEWRRSVRLMEFEKGLKTLGDFPKKGIHSEVNQKGVSFKERRCSLRLMGFSESVENDFSNKQQSSLGLMDSAGSVESLRDFSEKCVSSGATQKRDSHKGRWRSLRMMLSSKGVEKSEVGIDGHEELERKTDKEVRTGNSVTSVTVVGPPMEGGEKKRRKVESGSNNIGVIERRNEEESVFQGWTKDQEVALQRAYFVAKPSPHFWKKVSKLVPGKSAQECFDRVHANLLTPQLQPRSRTYRSNSSPLRHCTLSSSKLLENINPDVKRPRKSKQKSLLAQKTVRNMLRKHHIMDQGYEADLFSVLETTTNISTQDLLQAKMPSTPDCVLKPLGFLQKCQERLPSAHKKTLSKFSTASRADLVSPPVLKRVKNMALHEKYIDQLHSREARRKRTASAPITDNTKGSRTDVKAARTALVSDAVDVIRQFQGMQSIDIGDYQYFEDDDDGGDDDCEDGP, from the exons atgCCCAGAAAAAATCCCCTCAGCCATGAAAAATCCTCCCATCAATTCACACTCAGAAGATCTCCCAGATTCCTTGCTGCCCAAATCAAGAACGGCGAAGAACCCAACTCAAAGAAGAACCAGGTACGCTCTTCACAGATCTCTTCTATCGAAAATCCCCATTCAACAGGAGAAATTTCTCCAAAGAAATCCAATAACAGAAGACAGTCTCTCAGATTAATAAATTCCACAAACGGGTTAAGAAAATCCTCAGCATCGGTCGACAGCGCTCCATCTGACCCAAAAGAGAAAACCCAGTTCCAGAACTGCGATTTTTCGGAGAAACAGGTCTTTTCGGAGGTGAATAGAGAGGGGGGTTGTCGAATCAATCGAAGAAGATCGTGTAGGTTGATGGGTTTTCAAATGGGTGTTGAAGATTTAAGTGGTTCTTCAGAGGAGCGGGTTTTTCCGAAGGTGGCGCGGAAGGAGTATGGCCGAAAAGAGCGTAGGCGTTCGCTTAGATCGATGTGTTTTGAAAAGGGTGGAGAACATTTACACAATTCTTCAGAGAAACGGATTTCTTCAGATGTGACCCAGAAAGGGGATGATCGAAGTGGGCGGAGAAGATCATGTAGATTGATGGGTATCGAAAAGGGTTTAGAGAATGTGAGTGGTTCTTTGGAGAAACGGGTTTCTTCAGAGGTGACCCAGAAAGGGGATGGGCATAAGGAATGGAGGCGTTCAGTTAGATTGATGGAATTTGAAAAGGGATTAAAAACTTTAGGTGATTTTCCGAAGAAAGGGATTCATTCGGAGGTAAACCAGAAAGGGGTGAGTTTTAAGGAGCGGAGGTGTTCTCTTAGATTGATGGGTTTTTCAGAGAGTGTAGAGAATGATTTTTCAAATAAACAGCAGAGTTCACTTGGATTGATGGATTCTGCAGGGAGTGTAGAAAGTTTACGTGATTTTTCAGAGAAATGTGTCTCCTCAGGGGCAACCCAGAAAAGGGATTCTCACAAAGGGAGGTGGAGATCGCTTAGAATGATGCTTTCTTCAAAGGGTGTAGAAAAATCAGAGGTGGGAATTGATGGGCATGAGGAATTGGAGAGAAAGACAGATAAGGAAGTGAGGACAGGTAATTCCGTAACTTCTGTGACTGTGGTGGGGCCGCCAATGGAAggaggagagaagaagaggagaaaagtAGAGAGTGGAAGTAACAACATTGGGGTTATCGAaaggagaaatgaggaagaatcTGTTTTCCAAGGGTGGACGAAAGATCAAGAAGTGGCATTGCAGAGAGCTTACTTTGTGGCAAAGCCATCACCTCATTTTTGGAAGAAGGTCTCGAAACTG GTCCCAGGAAAGTCTGCACAAGAATGCTTCGACCGAGTGCATGCCAACCTTTTAACTCCTCAACTTCAACCTCGTTCTAGGACATACAGATCGAATTCATCTCCCCTGCGCCATTGCACACTATCCAGTAGCAAACTGCTTGAGAATATAAATCCAGATGTTAAAAGGCCAAGGAAGAGCAAACAGAAAAGTCTACTTGCACAAAAAACAGTGAGAAACATGCTGAGGAAGCATCATATAATGGACCAAGGCTATGAAGCGGATCTATTTTCAGTCCTGGAAACTACCACGAATATATCCACTCAAGATCTTTTACAGGCCAAAATGCCCTCAACACCAGATTGCGTATTGAAGCCTCTTGGGTTTCTCCAAAAGTGCCAGGAGCGGTTGCCATCGGCTCATAAAAAGACCCTCTCAAAGTTCTCGACCGCAAGTCGGGCAGATCTTGTGAGTCCCCCGGTTCTGAAGCGGGTAAAGAACATGGCCTTGCATGAGAAGTACATTGACCAGCTTCATAGTAGAGAGGCAAGGCGAAAGAGGACAGCATCTGCTCCGATTACAGATAACACAAAGGGGAGCAGAACAGATGTGAAAGCTGCAAGGACTGCTCTTGTTTCTGATGCAGTAGATGTTATCAGGCAATTTCAAGGCATGCAAAGTATTGATATAGGTGACTATCAATATTTTGAAGATGATGacgatggtggagatgatgacTGTGAAGATGGTCCTTAA
- the LOC131218765 gene encoding transcription factor bHLH93-like isoform X1 — translation MEVDELGFLQELLALKRETWESFPTGRNEFFFTNEESFDCFKENPSLIFPYSSNEGLSTSNEPAFCYPSNQVYLPLDDEFSANEIDSSAKKHNTMPFPIQEDCPLVTESAGLGLLGNNLHNSEKKQRICDVEWAPTAKTPVFDLELHRMKTLERKPAKNLMAERRRRKRLNDRLSMLRSVVPKISKMDRTSILSDTINYMKELLDRIKNLQEETQVGSTQLNPSSTSKETKPNEILVRNTPKFDVERRSTDTQIDICCAAKPGLLLSTVATLETLGLNIQQCVVSCFSDFGMQASCSEEMEEKARRSSEEIKQALLENAGYGGRCM, via the exons atggaagttGATGAGCTTGGTTTCTTACAGGAGCTTCTTGCTCTAAAAAGAGAGACATGGGAGAGCTTCCCAACAGGAAGGAATGAGTTCTTTTTCACTAATGAAGAAAGCTTTGATTGTTTTAAAGAAAACCCAAGTTTGATTTTTCCATATTCCTCAAATGAAGGACTTTCCACGTCAAATGAACCCGCTTTCTGTTATCCATCGAATCAAGTGTATTTGCCACTTGATGATGAATTTTCAGCTAATGAGATTGATTCATCAGCTAAGAAACACAACACCATGCCATTTCCGATTCAAGAAGATTGCCCACTGGTTACGGAGAGTGCAGGGCTTGGCTTACTTGGCAATAATCTTCATAATTCAGAGAAGAAACAGAGGATTTGTGATGTGGAGTGGGCTCCAACAGCTAAAACTCCAGTTTTCGACTTGGAGTTGCATCGAATGAAGACATTGGAAAGGAAGCCAGCGAAGAATCTGATggcagagagaagaagaagaaagcgatTGAATGATCGGCTTTCAATGCTTCGATCAGTGGTTCCTAAGATTAGCAAG ATGGATAGAACATCTATACTCAGCGATACCATCAACTACATGAAGGAACTCCTAGACAGGATCAAGAATCTGCAAGAAGAAACTCAAGTGGGTTCGACTCAGCTGAATCCATCGAGCACTTCCAAGGAGACAAAACCAAATGAAATACTGGTCAGGAACACTCCCAAG TTTGATGTGGAACGAAGAAGTACAGATACTCAGATAGATATTTGCTGTGCAGCGAAGCCAGGACTGTTGCTATCAACAGTAGCTACACTAGAAACTCTAGGCCTCAACATTCAACAGTGTGTTGTGAGTTGTTTCAGTGATTTTGGAATGCAAGCTTCTTGCTCTGAG GAAATGGAGGAGAAAGCGAGACGGAGTTCTGAAGAGATAAAGCAAGCACTACTCGAGAATGCAGGTTATGGAGGGAGATGTATGTAG
- the LOC131218765 gene encoding transcription factor bHLH13-like isoform X2, with translation MEVDELGFLQELLALKRETWESFPTGRNEFFFTNEESFDCFKENPSLIFPYSSNEGLSTSNEPAFCYPSNQVYLPLDDEFSANEIDSSAKKHNTMPFPIQEDCPLVTESAGLGLLGNNLHNSEKKQRICDVEWAPTAKTPVFDLELHRMKTLERKPAKNLMAERRRRKRLNDRLSMLRSVVPKISKMDRTSILSDTINYMKELLDRIKNLQEETQVGSTQLNPSSTSKETKPNEILVRNTPKEMEEKARRSSEEIKQALLENAGYGGRCM, from the exons atggaagttGATGAGCTTGGTTTCTTACAGGAGCTTCTTGCTCTAAAAAGAGAGACATGGGAGAGCTTCCCAACAGGAAGGAATGAGTTCTTTTTCACTAATGAAGAAAGCTTTGATTGTTTTAAAGAAAACCCAAGTTTGATTTTTCCATATTCCTCAAATGAAGGACTTTCCACGTCAAATGAACCCGCTTTCTGTTATCCATCGAATCAAGTGTATTTGCCACTTGATGATGAATTTTCAGCTAATGAGATTGATTCATCAGCTAAGAAACACAACACCATGCCATTTCCGATTCAAGAAGATTGCCCACTGGTTACGGAGAGTGCAGGGCTTGGCTTACTTGGCAATAATCTTCATAATTCAGAGAAGAAACAGAGGATTTGTGATGTGGAGTGGGCTCCAACAGCTAAAACTCCAGTTTTCGACTTGGAGTTGCATCGAATGAAGACATTGGAAAGGAAGCCAGCGAAGAATCTGATggcagagagaagaagaagaaagcgatTGAATGATCGGCTTTCAATGCTTCGATCAGTGGTTCCTAAGATTAGCAAG ATGGATAGAACATCTATACTCAGCGATACCATCAACTACATGAAGGAACTCCTAGACAGGATCAAGAATCTGCAAGAAGAAACTCAAGTGGGTTCGACTCAGCTGAATCCATCGAGCACTTCCAAGGAGACAAAACCAAATGAAATACTGGTCAGGAACACTCCCAAG GAAATGGAGGAGAAAGCGAGACGGAGTTCTGAAGAGATAAAGCAAGCACTACTCGAGAATGCAGGTTATGGAGGGAGATGTATGTAG